In the Mesorhizobium sp. NBSH29 genome, TTGCCAGCCAGTCGAGATACATCGGGATCTCTGGCAACCGGATCGGATGGTTCTCGCCGGTGATGCAGAAGCGGATGAATTGGAACAGCTCGTCGTACCGCGCGATCCGGAAGCCGCCGCGCTCCTCGACCGATTGGGTCACCATGCGCCGGATCGACAGCAAATTGCCGAGATACTGCTCGACCTCGCGGATCGATGTCTGGAAGCTGTCGAGCACGGTGTCGGCATAACGCGCTGCGCGGCTCTCGCTGTCGGAATAGACATAGCGCGCGAGTCCGGAGCGCGTCTTCTCCGGGGGTCTCCAGGTCAGGATCAGTGCGTGCCGGCTCTCGTAATGCCCCCTCTCCTTCTGGAAATGCGCCTGCCGCTCGCCGTCGATCGCCAGCGTTACCGGATCGGGAAAATGGCATTGCTCGCGCGCCGGGTAATCCGACGTCTCCACACGAACCGCCTCCACCTGGATCATCCAGCCGGAGCCGAGCCGTGACAGAACTGTGTTGATCTGACGCGAGACCTCGTTGCGCTCGGCATCCGTCGAACTCTCCGAATCCGGGCCGGCGAAGTACCAGCCCGCCATCAGCGATCCATCCTTGAGCAGGATCACGCCGTTGGCGACGAGCGCGGCGTAGGGGACCAGATCCGAGAAGGACGGCCCTGAATGGCGGAAGGAGCGCAGTGCAGCCATGTCGTCGCCCTCAGAACGTGCGCCAGGGCGTCGACGTTGGCCGATAGTGCGGCCGGTACGTGACATGGCGTGCGTAGACACGGCGCATCATGGGATCGGCCTTGGCCATCATCCGTAGCGCAGCAATGACGACCATCCAGACCGCGATGCCGAACAGCGCCGAATAGAGTGTCAGCACCACGAAGATCAGGATGATGGCCGCGAGGCCTGTCAGCAAGACCAACTCGCGATCCGCGCCGATCAGGAGGTTCGGCCGCGACAATGCCCGATGGATGCGCGATCGGTCGAGGCCGGAGCCGGGAACAGAGGCGGTCTCAGACACGAGCGCCCTCCCCTGCCCTTTCGACTTTCGGTGTGAGCGCTGCATCGCCGATGGATGCGCCGGCCGCACCGAACAGAGCGACGATCTGGGTGGCGCCGAGCAGGATGCCTGCGACGAGTACGACGTATATCAGGCGCCGCGCGAAATCGTTCAACTCGCCGCCGAAGATCAGCATGCCGCCGGCGATCGCAACGGCGGCGAGCGCGATGAACCCCGCGACCGGCCCGGTGATCGATTGCTGGATCTGCTGCAGTGGACCCTCCCATGGCAAGCCACCGCCGCCAGCGGCAAGAGCCGGTTCGGCAAGTAGGCCAAGAGCAAGGGCCGAGATCGCGAGCGCGCAAATCCGTTCAGGCGACATGGCGTTCTTTCTTTCGTGAGTAGGATTCGGTCTGGTAGCGGCCGTTGGTGAAGTTCTCCACATGGAGGATGTCGCGAACGATGCGGCCCTTCGGCGCGCGCTCGATCGAGACGATCAGATCGACCGCTTCGCCGATCACCTCGCGCATCGGCTGCTGGCTTGCCTCGGCCGTAAGCTGTTCGAGGCGGCGCAGTCCCGACTCGGCCGTATTGGAGTGGATTGTCGTTACGCCGCCCGGATGGCCAGTATTCCACGCTTTCAGCAGCGTCAGCGCCGCCCCGTCGCGAACTTCGCCGACGATGATGCGATCTGGGCGAAGCCGCATCGTGCTCTTCAGAAGCCGCGCCATGTCGATCGTGTCACTGGTATGCAGCGCCACTGCATTCTCGGCCGCACACTGGATTTCTGCCGTGTCCTCCAGAATCAACAGCCGGTCGCCCGGCGCGATCTCGACAATCTCGGCGATCACGGCATTCGCGAGCGTTGTCTTCCCAGATCCGGTTCCGCCGGAAATCACGATGTTGAGGCGCGACGCGATGGCGTTGCGGATGACGCAAACCTGTTGCTCCGTCATCACCTTGCTGGCGACATAGTCATCCAGCGGAATCAACCGCGACGCGCGCCGCCGGATGGTGAAGGTCGGGGACGCGACAACGGGCGGCAGCAATCCCTCGAAACGGTGCCCGCCAATTGGCATTTCGCCCGAGATGATAGGCCGGTCGTCGTCGGCTTCCGAATGGAGCGCGTGGGCGACGCTACCGATGACGATCTCCGCTGTCGCCGCATTCATCACACCGGCGGGCGCCACGCCGTGGCCGAGTCGCTCGATGAACAGCCTGCCGTTCGGGTTGAGCATGATCTCGACGACTGTCGGATCGTCGAGGGCGACGCAGAGCTGGTCGCCGAGCGCTTCCTGCAGTTTGCGGATCAAGCGCGGATGGGAGCGAAGCGGGGCCATGGGTTTGGTCCTCGTTGCTCACACAGACTGCGCGCGGCAAGCGTCGAAGGTCGAGCCGTATCCGGCCGGACGAACGAAACTGGACTTGTCGGCGGGCAGAGAGCCCACAACGGTGGTGGTGTCACCCATCTCAGCGTGGTTTCGTGCAGCAAGGGCGAGGGCTTGCATCAGTATTGCTCCGATTCGATTTCTTTCGGAGACAACTGCCCACGATGCGGTTCTCGTCGCGACTAGCGAAAGTATGAGTGCGATTCTCGCCGCGGAGCGTGTTGAGTCGGGTCCGTAGGATAATATTGCCGGTTCACCCCGCTCAAAGGGTCAAAACACACTAGTAAATGTACTAGTCGCCCTTGGGTCGCAGCGTTCGCGAGCCAGCGCCGTATTGCATTGGATTATAACGAGAAAAGGCTCGTTTTTGAAGCGGCTGGCAGCCGTTCACGCTCGCCTCGTTAAGGTCTTGTTAACCCTATTCCGCTTGCGCAGAATCGGGATACAAGCGATGGTCACGATAATTTCCGGATTTCGGGAAAATATCGACACTAGGACATCCTGCGACGATGAGCGTGAATCTCCCCGACTCGAAGCCAGAGGCATCCTTTGCTGATACCATTCTTCAGCAGAGCAGCGAGATTTCCCGTCGTCTGGACATGCTGCGGATCGAGAACTTTCCGCCCGATGCGCAAAAGAAGCTCCGGCGCTTCTCGCTCGCTGAAGTCGCAGATTTTGTTGGTGTTTCGCCGAGCTATCTGAAGAAGCTTCACCTTCAAGGGAAAGGCGTCGAACCGCAGGTGACGCCGAGCGGCAGACGCCACTACACTGCCGCGCAGATAGAGGAGTTGCGCACTCTCCTCGACCGCTCCCCGCGTCGGCGGGAGAACGACAAGTTGCAGGTCATCGCCGTCGTCAATTTCAAGGGTGGCAGCGGCAAGACCACGACCGCTGCTCACCTTTCGCAGCATCTCGCGTTGAAAGGTTTCCGGGTTCTGGCGATCGACCTCGACCCTCAAGCGTCGCTCACTGCGCTGTTCGGCATTCAGCCGGAAATCGATGGCAATCTCTCCCTGTATGAATCACTTCGCTATGACGAGAATCGCAAACCGATCTCGGAGGTTATTCGTTCGACCAGTTTTCCGTCCTTGGATATCGCTCCGGCGAATCTCGAGCTGCAGGAATACGAGTACGAGACGCCGATTGCGATGCACGCCCAAGATTCGGTCGCTGGACGAACCTTCTACACTCGTATCGGCGGTGCCCTCTCTGAGGTGGATGATCGATACGATGTCGTGGTGATCGATTGTCCTCCGCAGTTGGGCTACCTGACGCTCACAGCCCTTGCCGCTGCAACGTCGGTACTCATCACCGTTCATCCCTCAGATGCTCGATATCATTGTCGATGACCAGTTCCTGCTTATGCTCGGTGGAATTCTGAAGAGCATAGAAACTGCAAAACGTCAACGTCTCCTTGGACTGGTTCCGATACCTGGTCACACAGCGTTACGAGCAGGAGACATACCGCAGCAGGAAATGGTTGGGCTGATGCAGTCGATGTTCGCTCGTCAGATGCTCCCGAAATCCGATGGTGAAATCAACTGCGATTTCCGACGCGGGGATTGACCAAACAAAGCCTCTACGAGGTTGAGCGATCGTCTTTCGTCCCCTCGACTACGACCGCGCACGGGGAATCCTTGGATGCGGTCAACTCCGAGATCATCCGGTCTCATCCTCACCGCATGGGGCAGGACGTCATGATCAATGAATTGTCAGCCGTACACGCGGGCCGATTTCTGGCGTCTAAACAGCGGCTTAAAGATATGGAGGCCGTAAGATGGCCCGTCGCGATATCTTTCGGAACATCAAGGGTGCGGAGGCCGATTCGCAGCAGGAGCGCGCACCGGCGCCGAGCTACGCTGCACGCGGAGCTTCACGAAACATGCTCGCCTCAATTGGGGAGCTAGCCGAGAAAGCGGCGAAAGCCGACCATTATCTTCAGGGCGCATCCGTTCTCGAGCTTGATACCGCCCTCGTCGATTCATCCTTCGTGTCTGATCGCATGGAAGACGACGACGACGGGTCGTTCCAAGAGCTTGTGAATGCGATCCGTGAGCATGGGCAAGAAACCCCAATTCTCGCACGGCCTCATCCGAAGCAGGAGGGTCGCTACGAGGCCGTCTTTGGACATCGCCGTCTCCGAGCGGCGCGGTTTCTCGGCCGCCCCGTAAAAGCTGTCATCAAGCCAGTCACCGACGTCGACCATGTGATCGCCCAGGGGCAGGAGAACTCTGCCCGCGAGAACCTGTCCTTCATCGAGCGTGCCGTGTTTGCACAGCAGCTTTTGGATCGGAGCTATGAACGCTCGACCATTCAGGCAGCCCTAACGATCGACGCTCCGATGTTGACGAGAATGCTATCGGTGACAAGTCGCGTGCCGGAAGCTCTCATAAGAGCGATCGGTCCATGCAAGGGAATCGGCCGAGATCGTTGGCTCGACTTCGCCCAAACGATCGAGAGGCCATCAAACCGGACGGCGGCGGAGGTGTTCGTGACCTCGCAACCCTTCGTCGAAGCAAAATCAGACGCGCGCTTCGATCTGCTGCTGGCAGAGTTGAAGCGCACCGACCGGCCGCGCCGGGACGGAAGTGTCAAACCGGCAAAGACCAAATGGCAACCGGAGGACAAAACCCTGTCCGCCGAGTTGACGGATTCCGGCAAGATGTTCGCGGTTTCCTTCAAATCGAAGGATGCCAGTCGCTTTGGCCGGTATCTCGCCGCGAACCTCGACCGGCTCTACGGCGAATTCAAGCAGCGTGAGAACGAGGAAAGATAGACGGAAATGTAGCGCGCAAAAGAAAAAGGCCCCCGAAACAGTGTCCCGGAAGCCCTTCTCATGAGTGGTATCTAGAGAATCGCATTTCCGAGAATCACCGTCAAGAGCTGATGAGGCTCAGCGCCGTTTCGGCGAGCAGATTTCTTTTGCCTGAACACAGGTGAAGGACAATGGAAACGCATATCTCAACGACGCCCTTTGGGCGGCGATCGATGACACTTGGCATGATTTCAAGCCAGGTCACGGCCATGGCCATGCCGGCGGGCGTATCCGTCCATAAATGGTATGTCTTCCAGAACATCAAGGAAGCCCGGATGGCTCTGGGCGCAACCGATCGCGCTCTGGCGATCCTGGATGCATTGCTGTCGTTCCATCCGGATACAGCGCTCTATGGCGATAGCGGGCTGATTGTCTGGCCATCCAATGAGCAGCTGATCCGACGGGCTAACGGTATGTCGCCGGCGACGCTGCGCCGGCATCTGGCCAATCTGGTTGATTGCGGCCTTGTCATCCGTCGTGACAGTCCAACGGCAAGCGCTTCGCCCGCAAGGGTCAGGGCGTGAGGGTCGAGCAGGCCTAATGGCTTCGACCTTTCGCCCGATTGTGGCGGCGGGCTGAAGAGTTCAAGGATCTTGCCGAGGCGGTTCGCGCCGAAGCCAAGGCCTATCGCGTGGTTAGGAGCGGTTAACCATATGCCGCCGCGACATCGTCA is a window encoding:
- the trbB gene encoding P-type conjugative transfer ATPase TrbB, yielding MAPLRSHPRLIRKLQEALGDQLCVALDDPTVVEIMLNPNGRLFIERLGHGVAPAGVMNAATAEIVIGSVAHALHSEADDDRPIISGEMPIGGHRFEGLLPPVVASPTFTIRRRASRLIPLDDYVASKVMTEQQVCVIRNAIASRLNIVISGGTGSGKTTLANAVIAEIVEIAPGDRLLILEDTAEIQCAAENAVALHTSDTIDMARLLKSTMRLRPDRIIVGEVRDGAALTLLKAWNTGHPGGVTTIHSNTAESGLRRLEQLTAEASQQPMREVIGEAVDLIVSIERAPKGRIVRDILHVENFTNGRYQTESYSRKKERHVA
- a CDS encoding TrbC/VirB2 family protein, with translation MSPERICALAISALALGLLAEPALAAGGGGLPWEGPLQQIQQSITGPVAGFIALAAVAIAGGMLIFGGELNDFARRLIYVVLVAGILLGATQIVALFGAAGASIGDAALTPKVERAGEGARV
- a CDS encoding conjugal transfer protein TrbD; this encodes MSETASVPGSGLDRSRIHRALSRPNLLIGADRELVLLTGLAAIILIFVVLTLYSALFGIAVWMVVIAALRMMAKADPMMRRVYARHVTYRPHYRPTSTPWRTF
- the repB gene encoding plasmid partitioning protein RepB; its protein translation is MARRDIFRNIKGAEADSQQERAPAPSYAARGASRNMLASIGELAEKAAKADHYLQGASVLELDTALVDSSFVSDRMEDDDDGSFQELVNAIREHGQETPILARPHPKQEGRYEAVFGHRRLRAARFLGRPVKAVIKPVTDVDHVIAQGQENSARENLSFIERAVFAQQLLDRSYERSTIQAALTIDAPMLTRMLSVTSRVPEALIRAIGPCKGIGRDRWLDFAQTIERPSNRTAAEVFVTSQPFVEAKSDARFDLLLAELKRTDRPRRDGSVKPAKTKWQPEDKTLSAELTDSGKMFAVSFKSKDASRFGRYLAANLDRLYGEFKQRENEER